The following proteins are co-located in the Flectobacillus major DSM 103 genome:
- a CDS encoding ArsR/SmtB family transcription factor — translation MQTRRDIFQAIADPTRRAIIMLLAVGALTPNAIAEHFNSSRQAVSKHLQILTECEILRQEQQGREIHYHLNAEKMNEIEKWLEQFRQLLAQRFNQLDNVLEQLKLNKK, via the coding sequence ATGCAAACAAGACGAGATATTTTTCAGGCGATTGCCGACCCAACAAGACGGGCCATTATTATGCTTTTGGCAGTGGGTGCTTTGACACCTAATGCTATTGCTGAACATTTCAATTCAAGTAGGCAGGCCGTTTCAAAGCACCTTCAGATTTTGACAGAATGTGAAATCCTGAGACAAGAGCAACAGGGTAGAGAAATCCACTATCACTTAAATGCCGAAAAAATGAATGAAATTGAAAAATGGCTAGAGCAGTTTAGGCAGTTGCTCGCCCAACGATTTAACCAACTGGATAATGTATTGGAACAACTCAAATTAAATAAAAAATGA
- a CDS encoding FMN-dependent NADH-azoreductase: MSTKKVLHIKASINGDASKSNLLSNAIIEKLNNTYSECTIETLDLSKNPPPFLTAEMHQAFFTPKEARSQTQTAIIQPSEIAIKQIKEADIVVLAVPFYNFSIPASLKAWLDQIARANETFSYATGSLQGLLMNKKVYLAIASGGIYTEGMMKAYDFTENYLRAVLGFMGMTDISTFRLEGIAVPNLGEQAVTKALEAVEAFSF; the protein is encoded by the coding sequence ATGTCAACAAAAAAAGTACTTCACATCAAAGCAAGCATCAATGGCGATGCCTCAAAAAGCAATCTGCTATCAAATGCAATCATTGAAAAGCTCAATAATACGTATTCAGAATGCACGATTGAAACCCTAGACTTATCCAAAAACCCTCCGCCTTTTCTTACTGCTGAAATGCATCAGGCATTTTTTACTCCGAAAGAGGCACGTAGCCAAACGCAGACAGCAATTATTCAGCCTTCCGAAATCGCCATAAAACAAATCAAGGAGGCAGATATTGTAGTGCTGGCAGTTCCATTCTACAATTTTAGTATTCCTGCCAGCCTAAAAGCGTGGCTCGACCAAATTGCTCGTGCTAATGAAACTTTTAGCTATGCAACAGGCTCTCTACAGGGTTTATTGATGAATAAAAAAGTCTATCTGGCTATTGCATCTGGTGGTATATACACCGAAGGAATGATGAAAGCCTATGATTTTACGGAAAACTATTTGCGTGCTGTTCTCGGATTTATGGGCATGACCGACATAAGCACTTTTCGCCTAGAAGGTATTGCTGTGCCAAATTTGGGCGAACAAGCAGTTACAAAAGCATTGGAAGCTGTAGAGGCTTTCAGTTTTTAA
- a CDS encoding MFS transporter: MEKSLTENLIANRWLQFFILLSAPLLTVIDVFIVNISIPSIKTSLNTTDAQVELVIASYLLGYASLVITGGRAGDVWGRKKVFMWGMMAFILTSCVCGMASSPEILIIARFFQGISSAFMSPQALSYLQVLFPDVKERTKAIGYLGITLGTASTLGQFLGGYFSSIETSIEGWRFIFFINLPIGLLAFWASGKYLIEIKLTSDKKFDVWGVVLIILALSTFTFSLTEGRELGWPWWIFMMFIVSLLTFYLFIKVQRRRMILNQEPLIDLSLFQIKSFSVGLLAAVFYFMMHTSYLLISTIFIQNGLKVNPYETGLFFVAFGVSFMLSSFLSIRLVQRFGKLPVQVGILLMILCFIIQVNLFNINVSPAILYVVLFMTGFAGGFVLPSLINLTLKDVPKQFVGAASGVYNTSQQAASTMGICFVGGVFFYSLSVNSDFVKAFHIGLYGEIALLILVFIMLSVSPKKLSN, translated from the coding sequence ATGGAAAAATCTTTAACAGAAAATCTTATAGCCAACAGATGGTTGCAGTTTTTCATATTACTATCTGCACCCTTACTGACGGTCATAGATGTGTTTATTGTAAATATTTCTATTCCATCTATCAAGACGAGCTTAAATACCACCGATGCACAAGTCGAACTTGTCATCGCTTCGTACCTTTTGGGTTATGCTTCCTTAGTAATTACAGGTGGGAGAGCTGGGGATGTATGGGGCAGAAAAAAAGTATTTATGTGGGGCATGATGGCGTTTATTTTGACTTCATGCGTTTGTGGAATGGCATCAAGCCCAGAAATTTTAATTATTGCTCGATTTTTTCAGGGTATCAGTAGTGCATTTATGTCACCACAGGCACTCTCTTACCTTCAAGTACTTTTTCCTGATGTGAAAGAAAGAACAAAAGCAATCGGTTATTTAGGTATTACTCTCGGTACAGCTTCTACATTAGGACAGTTCTTAGGGGGCTATTTTTCCTCCATAGAAACTTCAATTGAGGGCTGGCGGTTTATCTTTTTTATTAATTTACCCATTGGATTACTCGCTTTCTGGGCTTCGGGCAAATACCTTATCGAAATAAAATTGACAAGTGACAAAAAGTTTGATGTATGGGGTGTAGTATTGATTATTCTGGCACTCTCTACTTTCACGTTTTCGCTCACCGAAGGGCGAGAATTAGGTTGGCCTTGGTGGATTTTTATGATGTTTATCGTATCGCTGCTTACCTTTTATCTATTCATCAAAGTACAAAGAAGACGAATGATTCTCAATCAAGAACCTCTTATTGATTTAAGTTTGTTTCAGATAAAAAGCTTTTCAGTCGGACTTTTAGCGGCTGTTTTTTATTTTATGATGCACACTTCTTATTTGTTAATCTCTACAATTTTTATCCAAAATGGACTGAAAGTTAATCCTTACGAAACAGGTTTATTTTTTGTTGCTTTCGGCGTATCGTTTATGCTATCTTCTTTTCTTTCGATTAGACTGGTGCAACGGTTTGGGAAACTTCCGGTGCAAGTAGGTATTTTGTTGATGATTCTCTGTTTTATCATTCAGGTAAATTTGTTCAATATAAATGTAAGTCCCGCCATACTTTATGTCGTTCTTTTTATGACTGGTTTCGCAGGTGGATTTGTATTGCCTTCGTTGATTAACCTTACTCTCAAGGATGTTCCCAAGCAATTTGTTGGAGCTGCTTCTGGTGTTTATAATACTTCACAGCAGGCTGCTTCTACGATGGGTATTTGTTTTGTGGGAGGTGTTTTCTTTTATTCTCTTTCGGTAAATAGCGACTTCGTAAAAGCATTTCATATTGGGTTATATGGCGAAATAGCCTTGTTGATATTGGTATTTATTATGCTTTCAGTATCACCCAAAAAATTAAGTAATTGA
- a CDS encoding alkylmercury lyase family protein yields the protein MHPFSLAPTNFYVQSPKGQWWANCAWCSLGVAALLNEDVKITTTIGAETKQIEINIVNGEIQEKNYFIHFPIPMTNVWDNVVYSCSNMLVFENEEQINNWSVRHNIPKGDIQPIEKFFEFSKKWYGNHLNPEWTKWTIDEAKHIFRAYELKGNIWNLGDLKGRF from the coding sequence ATACACCCGTTCTCATTAGCTCCTACCAATTTTTATGTTCAATCCCCAAAGGGTCAGTGGTGGGCAAATTGTGCTTGGTGCTCGTTGGGTGTTGCGGCATTACTCAACGAAGATGTAAAAATAACGACCACAATTGGTGCTGAAACTAAACAAATTGAAATCAATATTGTGAACGGCGAAATACAGGAAAAGAATTACTTTATCCACTTCCCTATTCCAATGACAAATGTTTGGGACAATGTGGTTTATAGTTGTAGCAATATGTTAGTGTTTGAGAACGAAGAACAAATAAACAATTGGTCAGTCCGTCATAATATTCCCAAAGGCGATATTCAGCCTATTGAGAAATTCTTTGAATTTTCAAAAAAATGGTACGGGAATCATTTGAATCCCGAATGGACCAAATGGACAATTGATGAAGCAAAACATATCTTCAGAGCATATGAACTGAAAGGGAATATTTGGAATTTAGGTGACTTAAAGGGGAGGTTTTAG
- a CDS encoding pyridoxal phosphate-dependent decarboxylase family protein has protein sequence MNTKLEIDLSQLDFILDKAKEQSIAYLKNISNRSTSKGVKVEISNQLAENGLGTLDALRYFNEKFEEIIVSASGPRYWGYVVGGSTPASIVGDWLTTIYDQCPFVIEGHGDTSAQIELETIHLLLDLFNLPNDFMGGFVSGATVSNFTSLAVARQWLGKQYDKDFAKDGISESIKIFAATPHSSVVKSLAMLGIGSNNFTRIKVEEGNRESIDMEDLERHIQQLNGQPFILIASGGTVNTVDFDDFKAIAALKTKYNFWWHIDAAFGAFAACSDEYKHLVDGWEFADSITIDCHKWLNVPYDSAVFFVKEKYKYLQVDTFQNSNAPYLGNPLENFNYTNLLPENSRRLRALPVWFSLMAYGKKGYKDIVSNSIAMANHFGEFIENSNDFALLAPVRLNTVCFTLQNQADNATSVFLKKLNDTGKVFMTPTVYNGSRGIRASFVNWRTALEDLELVKKLMIELIEH, from the coding sequence ATGAACACAAAATTAGAAATCGACTTATCACAACTTGATTTTATTCTTGATAAAGCCAAAGAACAAAGCATTGCTTATTTAAAGAACATTTCAAACCGTTCAACATCAAAAGGTGTCAAAGTTGAAATCTCCAATCAATTGGCAGAAAATGGTCTTGGGACATTGGATGCACTTCGATATTTTAATGAAAAATTTGAAGAGATAATTGTTTCAGCTTCAGGGCCAAGATATTGGGGATACGTAGTGGGTGGGTCAACGCCAGCTTCTATCGTAGGCGATTGGCTTACTACCATTTACGACCAATGTCCATTTGTGATAGAAGGACATGGCGATACTTCTGCCCAAATTGAACTTGAAACAATCCATTTACTATTAGACCTTTTCAATCTCCCCAATGATTTTATGGGTGGATTTGTTTCGGGAGCTACTGTCTCAAATTTTACAAGTTTGGCCGTGGCAAGACAATGGCTTGGAAAACAGTACGATAAAGATTTTGCCAAAGATGGCATTTCAGAATCCATCAAAATCTTTGCTGCCACGCCACATTCTTCGGTAGTAAAATCTCTAGCCATGTTAGGAATCGGAAGTAACAACTTTACTCGAATAAAAGTGGAAGAAGGCAACCGAGAATCCATAGATATGGAAGATTTGGAGCGACACATTCAACAACTAAACGGGCAACCGTTCATTCTCATTGCCAGTGGTGGCACCGTCAATACGGTAGATTTTGACGACTTTAAGGCGATTGCCGCACTAAAAACGAAGTACAATTTTTGGTGGCATATTGATGCAGCCTTCGGGGCTTTTGCTGCTTGCTCAGATGAATACAAACATTTAGTAGATGGGTGGGAATTTGCCGATAGCATCACGATAGACTGTCATAAATGGCTGAATGTTCCTTACGACAGTGCTGTGTTTTTTGTCAAAGAGAAATATAAATACTTGCAAGTTGACACTTTCCAAAACTCAAATGCTCCTTATTTAGGAAATCCACTTGAAAACTTCAACTATACCAATTTATTACCCGAAAATTCAAGAAGACTGAGGGCATTACCAGTTTGGTTTTCTTTGATGGCTTACGGTAAAAAAGGCTACAAAGACATCGTGAGCAATAGTATTGCGATGGCAAACCACTTTGGTGAATTTATAGAAAACTCAAATGACTTTGCTCTTTTAGCACCTGTTAGGTTAAATACAGTCTGTTTCACACTCCAAAATCAAGCGGATAATGCGACGTCTGTTTTCTTGAAAAAGCTAAATGATACGGGAAAAGTGTTCATGACTCCCACCGTGTATAATGGTTCGAGAGGAATTAGAGCCTCTTTTGTTAATTGGCGAACAGCTTTGGAAGACCTTGAATTAGTCAAAAAATTGATGATTGAACTTATTGAGCATTAA
- a CDS encoding gamma-glutamyltransferase family protein gives MKNTLRFGLALALLSTQALAQSFNNLPVLTQKPPLHGRHWMAVTGKPLAATAGAMTFSKGGNAIDAACAMLAATCTMWDVLSWGGETQALIYNPKTKKVIAINALGVAPTGATADFFKNKGMKYPPEFGPLAAITPGTPGGLMTILAEYGTMSLKEVLSPAMQMAEGYPIEAQTANSIEKAKEQIKQWPYSKKVFLPHLGAKYEAPEAGEIFVQKDLLETLGKLVKAEQQALAKGKSRKDAIYAAYDVFYKGEIAKEFVRGCQEQGGLITEQDLANWKVKIEEPTMTTYRGIEVYKLQQWTQGPAMLQTLNILENFDLKSMGYNSTRYIHTLYQAMNLAFADRDFYYGDPAFAPEEPMKGLLSKEYAKERSKLINPDANDPKIGPGDPYPYEGKINPYQDILKTWMGASTFLPKNNAVYTAQFEEEFTAGTTSVEAADAEGWVVSMTPSGGWVPACIAGKTGVGMSQRMQAFVLDPKENPFNVVEPGKRPRVTLTPSMALKDGKPYLSFAKQAGDEQDQLLLQFFLNMAEFDMTVQEACEAPSFKTMQMYSSFGKHERINGGLTLNEATPSWTRKDLGRMGYKINYQERTSGPINAIYFDWKHGSFWGGSSNHGEDYGIGW, from the coding sequence ATGAAAAATACTTTACGATTTGGACTTGCCTTGGCCTTGTTGAGTACCCAAGCACTTGCTCAGTCCTTCAATAATTTACCTGTTTTGACCCAAAAACCGCCTCTTCATGGCAGGCATTGGATGGCCGTAACAGGAAAACCTTTGGCCGCTACGGCTGGTGCTATGACTTTCTCGAAAGGAGGAAATGCCATAGATGCAGCTTGTGCAATGCTAGCTGCCACTTGTACAATGTGGGATGTATTGAGCTGGGGAGGCGAAACCCAAGCCCTTATTTATAACCCCAAAACCAAAAAGGTTATTGCTATTAATGCCCTAGGTGTTGCCCCAACAGGAGCAACTGCCGATTTTTTCAAAAATAAAGGCATGAAATATCCCCCTGAGTTTGGTCCATTAGCCGCAATTACGCCAGGAACTCCAGGTGGGCTCATGACTATTTTGGCCGAATACGGAACTATGTCGCTCAAAGAGGTATTGTCACCAGCTATGCAAATGGCCGAAGGCTATCCGATAGAAGCCCAAACGGCTAATTCTATCGAAAAAGCCAAAGAACAAATCAAACAATGGCCTTATTCTAAAAAAGTATTTTTACCACATTTAGGGGCCAAATATGAAGCCCCCGAGGCAGGAGAGATTTTTGTACAAAAAGATTTATTGGAAACATTGGGCAAGCTAGTCAAAGCTGAGCAACAAGCTCTTGCCAAAGGTAAATCTCGCAAGGATGCTATTTATGCAGCTTATGATGTTTTTTATAAGGGCGAAATTGCCAAAGAATTTGTAAGAGGTTGCCAAGAACAAGGTGGCCTGATTACCGAACAAGATTTGGCCAACTGGAAAGTAAAAATCGAAGAGCCAACCATGACAACCTATCGAGGTATCGAGGTGTACAAATTACAACAATGGACACAAGGCCCCGCTATGCTTCAAACTTTGAACATTTTAGAAAACTTCGATTTGAAAAGTATGGGCTATAATTCTACTCGTTATATTCATACTTTGTATCAGGCGATGAATTTGGCTTTTGCCGATCGAGATTTCTATTATGGCGACCCTGCATTTGCCCCAGAAGAACCCATGAAAGGTTTGCTTTCTAAAGAATATGCCAAAGAACGCAGCAAGTTGATTAATCCCGATGCCAACGACCCTAAGATTGGCCCAGGCGACCCGTATCCTTATGAAGGTAAAATAAATCCGTATCAAGATATACTGAAAACGTGGATGGGAGCTAGTACTTTTTTGCCCAAAAACAATGCTGTATATACAGCACAGTTCGAGGAGGAGTTTACCGCTGGTACTACTTCAGTGGAGGCCGCCGATGCCGAAGGTTGGGTGGTTTCGATGACACCTAGCGGCGGATGGGTGCCTGCTTGTATTGCAGGAAAAACAGGGGTAGGTATGAGCCAACGTATGCAGGCATTTGTACTAGACCCCAAAGAGAACCCCTTTAATGTGGTAGAACCTGGCAAACGCCCTCGTGTAACACTTACGCCAAGTATGGCACTCAAAGACGGAAAGCCTTATTTGTCATTTGCAAAGCAAGCAGGCGATGAGCAAGACCAACTGCTCCTTCAATTTTTCTTGAATATGGCCGAATTTGATATGACTGTTCAGGAAGCTTGCGAAGCCCCAAGTTTCAAAACTATGCAGATGTATTCTAGCTTTGGAAAACATGAACGTATCAATGGCGGATTGACCCTCAATGAAGCAACACCAAGCTGGACACGCAAAGATTTGGGCAGAATGGGATACAAAATCAATTATCAGGAACGTACCAGTGGGCCTATCAATGCAATTTATTTTGACTGGAAACATGGAAGTTTTTGGGGTGGCTCTAGTAATCACGGCGAAGACTATGGAATAGGTTGGTAA
- a CDS encoding winged helix-turn-helix transcriptional regulator produces the protein MENVISTEKCRNSIKALEDAMYVIGGKWTLRVILALKDGHTRFNDLQRTIDGISAKVLSGVLKDLEENGFVKRKVDIGVPVVVEYELLSYADTLQDVLSALVSWGEMHRQKVIRGEKEPA, from the coding sequence ATGGAAAACGTAATTAGCACAGAAAAATGTAGAAACTCTATCAAAGCCCTTGAAGACGCTATGTATGTAATAGGTGGCAAATGGACTTTGCGGGTAATTCTTGCCCTAAAAGACGGGCATACCCGCTTTAATGACTTACAAAGAACCATAGATGGCATATCGGCAAAGGTGCTTTCAGGTGTACTAAAAGACCTTGAAGAAAATGGTTTCGTAAAAAGAAAAGTGGATATCGGTGTACCTGTGGTAGTAGAATATGAGCTATTATCTTATGCAGATACCTTGCAAGACGTACTTTCGGCTCTTGTTTCGTGGGGAGAAATGCACAGACAAAAGGTGATTAGAGGAGAAAAAGAGCCTGCATAA
- a CDS encoding glycoside hydrolase family 36 protein, translating into MFNLLFCNDYVTYLYLPHPILMMLLTYIDTPNDKTSVVLTCRHLVLFSWFLLGFCQAKILFAQTPFAHWNKEELVLNNGYAQRTIHLPKGSSSFGTTHYKPVKGDFNYFENTNPEFSFELNHQGYSGLDLWTLVDIQIAKDTRQGNGAMVKLLSADKLVEVSLQYLLYPHLPIIRKNISIKNLSDNTITLESVDVEKLSVTHYYATTYSWICHDYGRRRSIGPYDGNMQDALLTIHNSDWQQGIVVGNEASGILKHTSAFWEERAICSGLTHKDGRYPFRKYLKSGESFVSPQVFTVVYNNQKDPDEILNTIVPTFVTKHLGIRFSELAQKPTFVYNTWEPFNKAIDEKLVKELAKSAADAGMKEFIIDDGWSDNYGDWTIDKTKFPNGLKPLFDYIKSLGMKPGLWVSVGSASTESRVYKEHPEWFVLDEKQQPYNLHWDDSTMVTACFSTGWKDYIKKVLMKMALDYGLEYMKLDFTVVTSPYKFGHKNAGCFAKNHPSHHDREESYYVNYEAVWELFDDLHQAKPDLFIDCTFETMGGLQMIDYAMLKHAEGNWLSNFAGPPQENVDLRVRNMAWWRSPAMPATALVIGNPAMQDEGWEMHIKSLAGALPIMLGDPRKLPAKDFKTYRAYADWLQKMENTYQFMSYRQDLEGFDEPKEGLWDGFQRINTTTRAGGIIGVFRHGSQEIERRVFVKYLKPEKYYKIKEGISGKVIGLMTGTNLAQLGFTIKLLQKYDGRLLEIAEVSNK; encoded by the coding sequence TTGTTTAATTTACTTTTCTGTAATGATTATGTTACATATTTATATTTACCTCACCCAATTTTGATGATGCTTTTAACCTATATTGATACCCCAAACGACAAAACTTCTGTCGTCCTGACATGTCGCCACTTGGTACTTTTCAGTTGGTTTTTGTTAGGATTTTGCCAGGCCAAAATTCTTTTTGCACAAACGCCATTTGCCCATTGGAACAAAGAAGAATTAGTACTGAACAATGGCTATGCTCAGCGTACGATTCACTTGCCCAAAGGTTCAAGTTCTTTTGGTACAACTCATTATAAGCCTGTTAAAGGTGATTTTAACTATTTTGAAAATACCAATCCAGAGTTTAGCTTTGAACTCAATCACCAAGGTTATTCGGGCTTGGATTTGTGGACACTGGTAGATATTCAAATTGCCAAGGATACCCGACAAGGCAATGGTGCTATGGTCAAACTATTGAGTGCCGACAAGCTTGTAGAAGTAAGTTTACAATATCTGCTATATCCGCATCTGCCCATCATTCGCAAAAATATTTCTATTAAAAACCTATCAGACAATACCATAACCCTAGAGTCGGTCGATGTCGAAAAATTGTCCGTTACGCATTATTATGCCACTACATATAGTTGGATATGTCATGATTATGGACGTAGGCGTTCTATAGGCCCTTATGATGGCAATATGCAAGATGCACTTTTGACCATACATAATAGCGATTGGCAACAGGGGATTGTTGTTGGTAACGAAGCCTCTGGCATACTCAAACATACTTCTGCTTTTTGGGAAGAAAGAGCAATATGCAGTGGGCTAACCCATAAAGATGGGCGTTATCCTTTTCGTAAATACCTAAAATCGGGCGAAAGTTTTGTGTCTCCGCAAGTATTCACGGTGGTTTATAATAACCAAAAAGACCCTGACGAAATTTTGAATACGATTGTTCCCACCTTTGTAACCAAGCACCTGGGTATTCGCTTTTCCGAGCTTGCTCAAAAGCCAACGTTTGTGTACAATACTTGGGAGCCATTCAACAAAGCCATTGATGAAAAATTGGTAAAAGAATTAGCCAAAAGTGCAGCAGATGCAGGCATGAAAGAATTTATTATCGACGACGGCTGGAGCGATAATTATGGCGATTGGACAATCGATAAAACCAAGTTTCCTAATGGGTTAAAACCACTTTTCGATTATATCAAATCATTAGGAATGAAACCGGGCCTTTGGGTAAGTGTGGGTAGTGCCTCTACCGAAAGTCGAGTTTATAAAGAGCATCCAGAATGGTTTGTTTTGGACGAAAAACAACAACCATATAATCTACATTGGGACGACTCTACTATGGTAACAGCATGTTTTAGTACTGGCTGGAAAGACTATATCAAAAAGGTATTGATGAAAATGGCACTCGATTACGGTCTTGAATATATGAAACTAGATTTTACGGTAGTAACGAGTCCATATAAATTTGGGCATAAAAATGCAGGATGTTTTGCCAAAAACCACCCCAGCCATCACGACAGAGAAGAATCTTATTATGTCAATTACGAAGCTGTTTGGGAATTATTTGATGACCTGCATCAAGCCAAACCCGATTTGTTTATCGACTGTACTTTTGAAACAATGGGCGGTTTACAGATGATAGATTATGCCATGTTAAAGCACGCAGAAGGCAACTGGCTATCTAATTTTGCAGGCCCCCCACAAGAAAATGTAGATTTAAGAGTCCGAAATATGGCTTGGTGGAGGTCGCCTGCCATGCCAGCTACCGCATTGGTGATTGGTAATCCAGCCATGCAAGACGAGGGTTGGGAAATGCACATTAAATCATTGGCAGGGGCATTGCCCATCATGCTTGGCGACCCTCGAAAACTCCCCGCAAAAGATTTTAAAACCTACCGAGCCTATGCCGATTGGTTACAAAAAATGGAAAATACCTATCAATTTATGAGTTATCGACAAGATTTAGAGGGCTTTGACGAACCCAAAGAAGGATTATGGGATGGCTTTCAACGCATCAATACAACCACTAGGGCAGGAGGAATCATTGGCGTTTTTAGGCATGGAAGCCAAGAAATAGAACGCCGAGTTTTTGTGAAATATTTAAAACCTGAAAAATATTATAAGATAAAAGAGGGTATTTCGGGGAAAGTTATCGGCTTGATGACAGGAACAAACCTCGCACAGTTAGGTTTTACCATAAAACTTCTCCAGAAATACGATGGAAGACTTTTGGAAATAGCCGAGGTTTCAAACAAATAG
- a CDS encoding Y-family DNA polymerase, whose protein sequence is MIALVDCNNFYASCERLFAPQLRNKPIVVLSNNDGCVIARSDEAKAMGVKMGVPVFQIKGLIEQQQLVAFSSNYVLYGDISNRVVQVLTQFTDEIEVYSIDEVFLNLQGFSNFEHYAAQIRATVRQLVGIPTCVGIGSTKTLAKIANRYAKENHKDTGVWVLDTPAKIEQALKGTAIKDVWGVGRRYAKLLEADGIHTAFDFAQASEHWVKAKMSVVGQRMLYELRGISCLSLTLMYESKQNICTSRSFGVVLTNYSPLSEAVSNFAAACAFKLRKQRSVANFVQVFVTTNPFAKNEKQYFNSITITLPVADSDSRVIIKNALMGLSKIYQDGFKYKKAGVIVSGIIPEDEYQLALFSPMPDDKSKKVMQVLDSINHSNGQNKLKLAAQGFDRTWRLKSEKMSQRFTTRFDELLVINIK, encoded by the coding sequence ATGATTGCCTTGGTAGATTGCAATAATTTTTACGCTTCTTGCGAAAGGTTATTTGCCCCTCAGCTGAGAAATAAACCTATTGTTGTTTTGTCCAATAACGATGGCTGTGTAATAGCACGCTCGGATGAAGCGAAGGCTATGGGTGTCAAAATGGGTGTGCCAGTTTTTCAGATTAAGGGTTTGATAGAACAACAACAGCTTGTTGCTTTCAGTAGTAATTATGTCCTTTATGGCGATATATCTAATAGGGTAGTGCAGGTATTGACACAGTTTACAGACGAGATAGAAGTATATTCGATAGATGAGGTATTTCTAAATCTTCAAGGTTTTTCAAACTTCGAGCATTATGCAGCTCAAATACGTGCAACTGTTAGGCAGTTGGTGGGTATTCCGACTTGTGTAGGCATTGGTTCTACCAAAACATTGGCCAAAATCGCCAATCGGTATGCCAAAGAAAATCATAAAGATACAGGCGTGTGGGTACTAGACACACCAGCAAAAATTGAACAAGCACTTAAAGGTACTGCTATTAAAGATGTTTGGGGAGTAGGTCGGCGATATGCCAAACTACTTGAAGCAGATGGAATACATACGGCTTTTGATTTTGCCCAAGCAAGTGAACATTGGGTAAAAGCCAAAATGTCGGTAGTGGGTCAGCGTATGCTTTACGAGCTTAGAGGAATATCATGCCTAAGCTTAACATTGATGTATGAGTCAAAACAAAATATCTGTACTTCACGGAGTTTTGGTGTGGTGCTTACTAATTATAGCCCACTATCTGAGGCAGTGTCAAACTTTGCGGCGGCTTGTGCCTTCAAGCTCCGAAAACAACGAAGCGTTGCCAATTTTGTACAAGTATTTGTCACGACCAATCCTTTCGCCAAAAATGAAAAGCAATATTTTAATTCTATCACCATTACCCTACCTGTTGCCGATAGCGATTCACGGGTAATTATCAAAAACGCCCTGATGGGTCTATCCAAGATTTATCAAGATGGGTTTAAATATAAAAAAGCAGGTGTTATTGTGTCGGGTATTATCCCAGAAGATGAATACCAATTGGCCCTATTTTCACCCATGCCCGATGATAAGTCAAAGAAAGTGATGCAAGTGCTAGATAGCATTAACCATTCAAACGGACAAAATAAACTAAAACTGGCAGCACAAGGATTTGATAGAACTTGGAGACTGAAAAGTGAGAAAATGTCTCAGCGGTTTACCACTCGATTTGATGAGTTGCTGGTGATAAATATTAAATAA
- a CDS encoding LexA family protein, which translates to MTKHSLLAKKFQIFTICSHDGTQLGIPLFNSVISAGFPSPASDYIELELDFNTLLVARPSSTFCVRVLGESMMDAHIHTGDILVVDKSLRAKSGVIVVAILNDEFVVKRLEIKGRQYVLVPENPSYKTIEVGANDNFEVWGVVTYVIHKML; encoded by the coding sequence ATGACAAAACACTCCTTACTTGCTAAGAAATTTCAGATTTTTACCATTTGTAGTCACGATGGAACACAATTGGGCATACCCCTTTTTAATTCGGTTATTAGTGCGGGTTTTCCTTCACCTGCAAGCGACTATATCGAGCTGGAGCTAGATTTTAATACCCTTTTGGTAGCTCGACCGTCGTCTACATTTTGTGTCAGAGTATTGGGCGAATCTATGATGGATGCTCATATTCATACAGGCGATATTTTGGTGGTTGACAAATCCTTGCGTGCCAAGTCGGGAGTTATTGTCGTGGCTATTCTCAATGATGAGTTTGTGGTAAAAAGATTAGAGATAAAAGGGAGGCAATATGTATTAGTACCCGAAAATCCATCGTATAAAACCATTGAGGTAGGGGCAAACGATAACTTTGAGGTATGGGGTGTGGTTACGTATGTTATTCACAAAATGCTATGA